GGATACCTGAAATTATATATCATAGATGCAAAATACTAATTTGACAATGGATCATACCAAgaatatattaatagtttattataaataatatatttatttatttccaaTAGGTATTCTAGACCTATGCCCAACCTATTTGGTCACATTCagataagaaacaaaaaaagaaaattattatctttattttcatattatgacaagtgCTCCATAAAAGCCGCCAAAAATACACATTATAGATAGAGATCTTGAAACAATCAATATTTCAAGATTAACAATACAATTGTTGACTACATTACACAAATAGTCAAAAACCTTAAACAAAGATTTGGAAGAGCATCTTTTATTATGCTATTCTACCTCAGTCAACTTTCTCTTGATGTAAAGTACCTACTTGCTTTTGTTTTTGAGGATAGATGACTTTCTTTTAGGTTTCcagcgatgaagaaacaatttgtTGTACTTTAGAATGTGAAGTCAACTTGCATTTGTTTTAAGAAAATAAACCTATATATACTAGAAAAAAATAGACGAGCTTCTTAGTTTGAAGTTTTGGAGGATCAAGAAATAAATTGTTCGAAATCTCGCTAAAGCATCAATCGCGATGTTGTGTATTTGAAGTCTCTTCTCTTAGGTCGAGAACTCAAATTTCCCTTATATTTCATTTGTCACTCTCAGATGGAGTTATTGTGCCAAAAGGCACCCAGAAAAATCAAAGGGCACTAAATGGTGCTAAGGGTATGAGAAAGACACTTACTAAATCTGATAAAGATGGAAATTATGTAGTCTACAATGAGGTGTTAGGTTGAATACACAGATTGCAGGACTTGTTTGGATTGGAAAAAGTCTTTGATGTAATTTTTCTAAAGAATATTATTTCTGGTCTAACTAGACATTTAATGAATATGAATTTTCCCGTAGAGCGTCTATATCACGACATAATAATACTAAATAGTTCGTCAAAGAATTTTAGATCTTTTAGAAAATATGACTATTTATTGTAAAAGTCTGGATCTAAAAGTTTTAACTATGAATTACTCCGTAAGAATATTCTTTCTAGTCTAATTAGATATTTAATGAATATGAATTTTCTAATAGAGCATCTATATCACGATATAATAATACTAAATATTTCATCAAagaattttagattttttagaaAATGGGACTATTTATTGTAAAAGTCTGAAATTAAAAGTTTTGACTATGAATTGGTCCGTAAGAATATTCTTTCTAGTCTAATTAGACATTTAATGAATATGAATTTTCTCGTAGGGCGTCTATATCTTTCGAAATCCTTAAAGAGACATCATGACATAATAATACTAAATATTTCGTTaaagaattttatatttttttagaaaatgggACTATTTACTGTAAAAGCCCGAAACTAAAAGTTTTAACTATGTATTTAGGGAGGAAAATAAAGTGAGAAAATTGATTGACAAATTTTGCTAGCACCATTTATTCCAGGGAGTTTTGGCCATCAGAGTTTATTGATCTATTGtgctctctttttttattttttgagagcagaatatattcattttcatatagATTTTGTCGGAAACCaaatatattcattttcataagtCATATTTAAATTTTCGTTTGGAAAAAAAATAATAGTGGGGTTGGTGGAAGAGTATGATCATCAATGGCTTCTTGCAGAGACAGATAGTGACCTTCTGTGGCATGCAGTCAACAGCTAACTTGTTCTTGGAGAATCTGCCAAGGAGTTCCATGGTTTGCGGGCAGAACGTTGGATCAACGTTGATAGACTTCCACCATCGACGATTTATGTCAGGAAACATGAAATTGGGAGACGAGTCAAACTGTTTGTGGACATGCTGACAACTGAGAGAAGACCAATTCACCACCGCTGAGCTCTCATGGTGTCTCGTCGGTCTCAGTTCTTCCAACTTCTCGATGAGGGTTGACTGGTACTTGGGCTTCTCATCACATGTTCAAAGCCCACGCAGACGTCACGGATGACCCGCCATCTTCCTCACCAACCACTCCTCTCTATATATGCACACAGCCAGACTTCTCCTTGCATCGACCAAGCCATCATCGGCTCATAGACCTTTCTCCACCTGCACCGCTCGACGACATGGTCGCCGGTTGCTGCAACTTGGAGCTGACGTTCGGCGTCAGTGTCCACCGGATGTGGAAGGCGGCCGCCTGCGAGGACCACGTCATGTACCCCAAAATCGTTCCCGAGTACTTCGCGAGCGTGGAACTCATCGGAGACAGTGAAGCCGGCAGCACAAAGATCTTCCGCTTCACTCCAGGTTTGAAATGACCCCATGAGAACTTTCGGCATGTATAGTTCTGATAGGAGACGTGCATGTGTCTGCTAACCGGTTGTGGGAATCCTGTGCGTGGAACTGCATGCAGCTGCGAAGCCGCTGAGCTTCGTTAAGGATCATGTGGAAGTGCTGGACCATGCAAGCCACACGCTGAGGTACAAGACGATCGAAGGAGGCTACGTCGGGCTGACGCTCAAGTCGATCACCTTCGAGTACAGATATGAAGCGTTGAGCGATGACGCCTGCGCCGTGAAGATAAAGATGGAGTACGACACGCTCGACGACAAGCCGGTCGGCggcgaggaggtggagaagatgAAGGAAGGCACCGCAAGACTGTTGAAGGCGGTGGAGGGTTACCTCTTAGCCAACCCTGGTGCTTGTGCCTAAGTCTTGTGTTGTTGACTACTTGGTGGTCGACTGCGGAGTAATAATGACGTGATGGtgcctcagagagagagagagagagatggcgttGTTGCGGTCATCATCTTCTTTTCTCTTTATGTTTTATGTGATATGTactgtgttatatatatatatatatatatatatatatatatatatatatatatatatatatatatatatatatatatatatattcccgaGCTATCAAgagataaaatcttatttattgttaattataataaaaaaatactaattaGTAAGAAAGCAGGATTTAAGTGCAAATTAGTGAACTTAATTGTTCGACATGAATTGAGGAGCTGAGCATTTTTTAGAGATCAAACATACGACAGGAAGAAAAGTTacttaaatatatgaattaaagaCAATAATTAGGGATGACAATTAATTAATTTTtcgattaaaaaaaagaaaagctacGACTTATCTAACATCACATTCTGCCTTAAGTCAATCATTTATTAAACTGTCAGTCTTCTCGCACTAACAATAATAAATGCGTCGTAACAAATAATTTAATGAGTTCATCATAAGCCGCGTCGAGTAGATGGGCATGTGGCACGTGCACCCACAACCCATCCCTGACTTGGCACGTGCGGACCCGATCGAGTCAATCCAACTTCGCACAATCCCTTCCCACGATTCCGCCGtcaaatcaagagtttgattggaGCCGATTTGGATTGTGGCCGTTAAATCGAGTAATAGGACGGATTTGGGTGAATATTTGTTGTATCGGAATTAATGGATCCTGTCATATGTAATATCGTTGCGGTGGGCGGGTGGAAGCGTTAGGAGCCACCGTAAGAAGAGGCTGGCGAGGTGAGGTCTCGGTAGCAGCGATGCgaagctcggtgcaggcaggcgacGACGGCGGCGAGGGGGGTGCGGCTTTGGCTTCGTACTGGTGGCGCCCCCTCGTCGAGCATGGCGGCTCTGAGGGCGAGGCGGCGCGGCGGCGGGTGCGGGTGCTGAGGGAGATGGAGCGACTGGCGGCCGCCGCGAATGAGTCCCTCGACGACCTCCGGCACAAGTTGCTGACTTACAAGGCCGGGGATCTCTGGTTCCCCGCCGGCGGGGTCCCGAAGCAGGAGATGGACATCCCCCCGGTCGTAAGCGTCCTGCTGATCGGGCTCGCGGGCGCCGGCAAGAGTACGCTTGTGGATCTCATGTACTATGTCCTCGGCCGCGCCGGTTTCGTGCCCTTCACCTCCCCCGCAGGTAAAAAGCCCTCCGCGGAAGCTTCGATCTTTGGCCGCGTGGAGGATTGAAGTTATGAGTCTCGTAATTTGCGACTTTCTTCGCTCATTCGGCGTTCTTGTCGGAGAGATTAGTCGAACTCCGCAACTCTTACTTGCTGTTCGGCTTGTCGTTGCTTTCAGCAATTAATTTGCTGTTAAGTGTA
The window above is part of the Musa acuminata AAA Group cultivar baxijiao chromosome BXJ1-1, Cavendish_Baxijiao_AAA, whole genome shotgun sequence genome. Proteins encoded here:
- the LOC135587324 gene encoding pathogenesis-related protein 1-like is translated as MVAGCCNLELTFGVSVHRMWKAAACEDHVMYPKIVPEYFASVELIGDSEAGSTKIFRFTPAAKPLSFVKDHVEVLDHASHTLRYKTIEGGYVGLTLKSITFEYRYEALSDDACAVKIKMEYDTLDDKPVGGEEVEKMKEGTARLLKAVEGYLLANPGACA